A window from Thiomonas sp. FB-Cd encodes these proteins:
- a CDS encoding transglycosylase domain-containing protein produces the protein MRSRARLVGWGILVVVVSSLAAGAWFEARTSWLEAHLLSRYARSLTFTVSQGPSDAIVFPRSGPYDLSFGYALIPQFAQRLQREGFIVAEQARMSPRMLALARMGLYPPYREKDQAGLVLRDAHGISFYAAPFPASAYANFAAVPPLLVRTLLYIEDRDLLDADQPMRNPAVSWSRFSRALFDQARSFVEPAASRPGGSTLATQIEKFRHSPGGRTGSDIDKLQQMASASTRAYLGGVNTLTTRQRIVVDYLNTVPLAARPGLGAIHGLRDGLRDWYGRDPGAVDVLLRSSTVAPAAQALVYKQALSLMIAQRAPTHFLLHDPGALDRLTDNYLMRLGAAKIIPASLRDAALRQPLQFVPVLAAGPSVSYVAQKAATAARVRLSQLLGMRDLYALDHLDLGVRSTLDDAVQRAVTARLRAAATTTGAESAGLYGHNMLLPGADPAHILFSFTLYEHVGGANLLRVQTDSGDQPFDINQGARLNLGSTAKLRTIILYLQIVWQLHERYAQLDAPALRRVAVAPQDPIKAWALRYLETTRDRALLPMLCAALQRTYSGNPGEAFFTGGSLQRFSNFDADDDHAVLSLATALQHSVNLVFVRLMRDIVRYEMDSRSDLAAQVMRDPQLRIAYLRRFAESEGAVFVERFYRKYRASEAQAMETALLANVPDAPYRKAAAILGIEPRATPQRFAELMRASLPTAKLDDALLDALYERYAASRFDLSDRGFLARVHPLELWVVSYLLEHPQAALRQTLQASQAQRLQVYAWLFRTHDRRRQDMRIRMVLEAKAYQRIAAAWRGLGYPFATVTPSFACALGASGDRPAALAELIGIVVNGGMLDPVRQFGELDFATGTPYATRLTAPTAPGRRVLPAAIAEALRPVLLSVVDGGTGVRLRGAYRLADGSDIAVGGKTGTGDQRFDVYSPGGRLIESRRVKRSATFVFFLGDRFFGTITAYAREPYAARYRFTSALTVELLRDLAPQLMPLIAPHARLAPQPPSGTPAAD, from the coding sequence ATGCGATCGAGAGCCAGACTGGTAGGGTGGGGAATCCTCGTTGTTGTGGTTTCGAGCCTGGCCGCCGGGGCCTGGTTCGAGGCGCGCACGTCCTGGCTCGAGGCGCACCTGCTGTCGCGCTATGCGCGATCGCTGACGTTCACCGTCTCGCAGGGCCCGAGCGACGCGATCGTGTTTCCGCGCTCAGGTCCGTATGATCTGAGCTTCGGTTATGCGTTGATCCCGCAGTTCGCGCAGCGCCTGCAGCGCGAGGGATTTATCGTGGCCGAGCAGGCGCGCATGTCGCCGCGCATGCTCGCGCTGGCGCGCATGGGGCTGTATCCGCCGTATCGCGAGAAGGATCAGGCCGGACTGGTGCTGCGCGACGCGCACGGCATCAGCTTCTACGCGGCGCCATTCCCGGCATCGGCCTACGCGAACTTCGCCGCCGTGCCGCCGCTTCTCGTTCGCACCCTGCTGTACATCGAAGATCGCGATCTGCTCGATGCCGACCAACCGATGCGCAACCCGGCGGTGTCGTGGAGCCGTTTCAGCCGTGCGCTCTTCGACCAGGCGCGTTCTTTTGTCGAGCCCGCGGCGAGCAGGCCGGGGGGGAGCACGCTTGCCACCCAGATCGAGAAGTTCCGTCATTCGCCCGGCGGTCGAACGGGCAGCGACATCGATAAGCTCCAGCAGATGGCATCGGCGTCGACGCGCGCGTACCTTGGCGGGGTCAACACGTTGACGACGCGCCAGCGCATCGTCGTCGACTATCTGAACACGGTGCCGCTGGCGGCAAGGCCGGGGCTGGGCGCGATCCACGGACTGCGCGATGGGCTGCGCGACTGGTATGGGCGTGATCCGGGCGCCGTCGATGTTTTGCTGAGATCGTCGACGGTGGCGCCGGCGGCCCAGGCCCTCGTGTACAAACAGGCGCTGTCGCTGATGATCGCACAGCGCGCGCCAACGCATTTCCTGTTGCACGATCCGGGCGCGCTCGACAGGCTCACTGACAATTACTTGATGCGTCTGGGTGCAGCCAAGATCATCCCCGCGTCGTTGCGCGACGCCGCACTGAGGCAACCATTGCAATTTGTGCCCGTGCTTGCGGCGGGGCCGAGCGTCTCGTACGTGGCACAGAAGGCCGCGACTGCAGCGCGCGTGCGGCTCAGCCAGTTGCTCGGTATGCGCGATCTGTATGCGCTCGATCACCTCGATCTGGGCGTGCGCAGTACCTTGGACGACGCGGTGCAGCGCGCGGTGACGGCGCGTTTGCGCGCGGCGGCCACCACGACGGGAGCGGAGTCAGCGGGTCTGTACGGCCACAACATGCTCCTTCCCGGCGCGGACCCCGCTCACATCCTGTTCAGCTTCACGCTGTACGAGCATGTGGGCGGGGCGAATCTCCTGCGCGTTCAGACTGACAGCGGCGACCAGCCCTTCGACATCAACCAAGGCGCGCGGCTCAACCTCGGATCGACGGCCAAGCTGCGCACCATCATCCTGTATCTGCAAATCGTGTGGCAGTTGCACGAGCGCTATGCGCAGCTGGATGCGCCGGCGCTGCGCCGTGTGGCCGTGGCGCCGCAGGATCCGATCAAGGCGTGGGCATTGCGGTACCTAGAGACGACTCGCGACCGTGCCCTGTTGCCGATGTTGTGCGCCGCGCTTCAGCGCACGTACTCCGGAAATCCGGGCGAGGCATTTTTCACCGGCGGATCGCTGCAGCGATTCAGCAATTTCGATGCGGACGATGACCACGCCGTGCTCAGCTTGGCCACTGCTTTGCAGCATTCCGTCAATCTTGTGTTCGTGCGGCTGATGCGCGACATCGTGCGCTACGAGATGGACAGCCGCTCCGATCTGGCTGCCCAGGTCATGCGCGACCCGCAGCTGCGCATCGCATACCTGCGGCGCTTTGCCGAGTCCGAGGGCGCGGTATTCGTCGAGCGTTTCTATCGCAAGTATCGCGCTTCCGAAGCGCAGGCGATGGAAACGGCGCTGCTGGCCAATGTGCCTGACGCGCCCTACCGCAAGGCCGCCGCGATCCTGGGGATCGAGCCGCGCGCGACGCCTCAGCGTTTTGCCGAGCTGATGCGTGCCTCGCTGCCCACCGCGAAGCTCGACGACGCGCTCCTGGACGCGCTGTATGAACGCTATGCAGCGTCGCGTTTCGACCTTTCCGACCGCGGCTTCCTTGCGCGCGTGCATCCGCTGGAGCTGTGGGTCGTGTCTTATCTGCTCGAACATCCGCAGGCAGCGTTGCGCCAGACCTTGCAGGCCAGCCAGGCTCAGCGCTTGCAGGTCTACGCCTGGCTGTTCCGCACCCACGACCGTCGGCGCCAGGACATGCGTATCCGCATGGTCCTGGAGGCCAAGGCGTACCAGCGCATCGCGGCGGCGTGGCGCGGCCTCGGTTATCCGTTCGCCACCGTAACGCCGTCGTTTGCGTGCGCGCTCGGCGCATCGGGCGACCGCCCGGCGGCGCTGGCCGAGCTCATCGGTATCGTCGTCAATGGCGGCATGCTCGACCCGGTGCGCCAATTCGGCGAGCTCGACTTCGCCACCGGTACGCCGTATGCGACGCGCCTCACGGCGCCGACCGCACCGGGCCGGCGCGTGCTGCCGGCGGCGATCGCCGAGGCCCTGCGACCGGTACTGCTGTCCGTCGTCGATGGCGGCACCGGGGTGAGACTGCGCGGAGCCTATCGCCTGGCCGATGGCAGCGATATTGCCGTCGGCGGCAAGACCGGCACGGGAGACCAGCGCTTCGACGTCTACTCGCCGGGAGGGCGATTAATCGAATCCCGCCGCGTCAAGCGCTCGGCGACGTTCGTGTTCTTCCTCGGCGACCGCTTCTTCGGCACG